A window from Chitinophaga filiformis encodes these proteins:
- a CDS encoding CBS domain-containing protein: MDTVRNILQIKGNMVYTICTTCSVYEALEVLEEKNLGALVVVDESGQLIGIFTERDYARKVILKGRSSKETLVRDIMTDSPVFVTPDTEVEHCMQLMTNKFIRHLPVIENNQLTGLISIGDILKYVISNKDFIIQNLEHYIIS, encoded by the coding sequence ATGGATACTGTTAGAAATATCCTGCAAATAAAAGGAAACATGGTCTACACGATCTGCACTACCTGCAGCGTGTACGAGGCACTGGAAGTACTGGAAGAAAAAAATTTAGGCGCACTGGTAGTAGTGGACGAAAGTGGACAACTGATAGGAATATTCACAGAACGGGATTACGCACGCAAAGTCATCCTGAAAGGACGCTCCTCCAAAGAAACACTAGTCAGGGACATTATGACCGATAGTCCGGTATTTGTTACACCTGATACAGAAGTAGAACACTGCATGCAATTGATGACGAATAAGTTCATCCGCCATCTCCCCGTTATCGAAAACAATCAACTGACCGGCCTTATCTCCATCGGTGACATTCTGAAATATGTCATCAGCAACAAAGACTTCATCATTCAGAATCTTGAACATTACATCATTAGCTAA
- a CDS encoding rhomboid family intramembrane serine protease, with product MLLPIGDDNRDRTIIPIVNYMLIALNILVFIFFQQGGANPYFTFSYAAVPAEILTGQDIVTPDQVMIDPYTGKAFPMPGLQVTGIPVFFTLLTSMFLHGGWAHLGGNMLFLAIFGDNVENAMGHRNYLIFYLLCGMLAGFTHVCSTFILGQNLLIPVMGASGAISAVLAGYMVLFPHKKVFVLLLFFVVSVPALIVVGLWFIFQLVNGLGALGGQEAGNVAYAAHIGGFIFGLLLVKKFAKKFLLLRSRSAKRYS from the coding sequence ATGTTACTTCCGATAGGCGATGACAACAGGGACAGGACGATCATTCCGATAGTGAACTACATGCTGATTGCGCTCAATATCCTGGTCTTCATTTTCTTTCAGCAGGGAGGAGCCAATCCATATTTTACTTTCTCATATGCTGCAGTACCGGCAGAAATACTGACAGGGCAGGATATTGTAACTCCAGACCAAGTAATGATCGATCCATATACCGGGAAGGCCTTTCCCATGCCAGGCCTCCAGGTAACGGGTATTCCTGTCTTTTTCACACTACTTACTTCCATGTTCCTGCATGGAGGATGGGCGCACCTGGGAGGTAATATGCTATTCCTGGCCATTTTTGGCGACAACGTGGAAAACGCCATGGGCCACAGGAATTATCTCATTTTTTACCTGCTTTGCGGTATGCTGGCAGGGTTCACCCATGTATGCAGCACATTCATACTCGGGCAAAATCTGCTGATCCCTGTCATGGGCGCTTCGGGCGCCATCTCCGCCGTACTGGCAGGGTATATGGTATTATTTCCCCATAAAAAGGTCTTTGTTCTGTTGTTATTCTTCGTTGTTTCGGTGCCTGCGTTAATAGTTGTCGGGCTATGGTTCATATTCCAGCTGGTAAATGGACTGGGTGCTTTAGGTGGACAGGAAGCAGGAAACGTTGCATACGCAGCACACATCGGCGGGTTTATATTCGGACTGTTACTGGTGAAAAAATTTGCAAAGAAGTTCCTGTTGCTCCGCTCACGATCTGCAAAGAGGTATAGTTAA
- a CDS encoding NAD(P)H-dependent oxidoreductase, with product MVRNTTAHTAKKILIINGSLRGTAGNSGAVAKQAAQVLINDLQLEVAHLTLTDPLPTIREVYDLLTICDGFLVITGVYWNNWSSPLQQFIEVSTAFENTPAFFGKPLACAVTMDSVGGIEVAARLQAVFGGLGCWSPPCSVIVLSRTGQEAMAASAGQQDDLNEDVWRMADLSIVLRNLATAAGMPRNNWIAWPHAELTVPDGPWPGKGPLDMGSPKFLP from the coding sequence TTGGTACGGAATACAACAGCTCATACAGCAAAAAAGATATTGATCATTAATGGCTCCCTCCGGGGAACAGCCGGTAATTCCGGAGCGGTAGCAAAGCAGGCGGCACAGGTGCTGATAAATGACCTTCAGCTGGAAGTGGCCCATTTGACCCTTACCGATCCCCTGCCGACCATCCGGGAGGTTTACGACCTGCTGACAATCTGCGACGGCTTCCTGGTGATAACTGGTGTCTATTGGAACAACTGGAGCTCGCCTCTCCAGCAGTTTATTGAAGTAAGCACTGCTTTTGAAAATACGCCTGCTTTTTTCGGTAAGCCGCTCGCCTGTGCGGTAACGATGGATTCTGTTGGCGGTATAGAGGTAGCGGCAAGACTACAGGCAGTGTTTGGTGGCCTGGGTTGCTGGAGCCCACCCTGTTCTGTGATCGTATTATCGCGAACAGGGCAGGAAGCGATGGCTGCCTCTGCCGGGCAGCAGGATGATCTGAATGAAGATGTGTGGAGAATGGCCGATCTTTCTATCGTCCTTCGAAACCTGGCTACGGCCGCGGGCATGCCACGCAATAACTGGATCGCCTGGCCACATGCCGAACTTACTGTTCCCGATGGCCCCTGGCCTGGTAAAGGACCGCTCGACATGGGCTCACCCAAATTTCTGCCATAG